From the genome of Sulfurihydrogenibium subterraneum DSM 15120, one region includes:
- a CDS encoding flagellar protein FlaG yields the protein MNINALDKLPVQLQDIQINLQQAEKTPTIQEDISQTKTAVVTDNTKNLENLVKEQLKNPEELKKLIEELQNKISYLNKSLKIEIDREINEPIIKIVEVGTNKVIRQIPPDYMINIIKNINKMLGALFNEKV from the coding sequence ATGAATATAAACGCATTAGATAAATTACCAGTGCAACTTCAAGATATCCAAATAAACTTACAACAAGCAGAGAAAACTCCTACTATTCAAGAAGACATTTCTCAAACAAAAACAGCAGTAGTAACTGATAATACTAAAAATTTAGAAAATTTAGTAAAAGAACAGTTAAAAAACCCTGAGGAACTGAAAAAACTGATAGAAGAGCTCCAGAATAAGATAAGTTATCTAAATAAATCATTGAAAATAGAAATCGACAGAGAAATCAACGAGCCTATTATTAAAATAGTAGAAGTTGGAACTAATAAGGTAATAAGACAGATACCACCAGATTACATGATTAACATAATTAAAAACATAAACAAAATGTTAGGAGCTCTGTTTAACGAGAAAGTTTAA
- the pdxA gene encoding 4-hydroxythreonine-4-phosphate dehydrogenase PdxA: MVKVGISLGDPSGISPEILIKSLNKLPKNNAYIIYGGKKVLDKTAKNLGLTANFTLINSPEEVKKSGYYLINLFDEDFQAGSPSILSGKASVVFLESAVKDILYNKTDALVTLPISKRWIMEAGFKYAGHTDYLAEVSQAKEYVMVLMCKKIKVGLITTHIPLKDVPKSITTEKIVSKVRLINKELKEKFGIEKPKIAIVGLNPHASDNGNIGDEENRIIIPAVNQLLNEGVDITYPLSADTGFNRYKEFDFYVAMYHDQGLIPLKLLCFRKAVNITFGLNFIRTSPDHGTGYDIAGKNIADPSSFIEAVKLAVKLAYNTQSKNHLQTV, from the coding sequence ATGGTAAAAGTAGGCATATCCCTTGGAGACCCTTCTGGAATATCCCCTGAGATACTTATAAAGTCTTTAAATAAACTTCCTAAAAACAATGCTTACATAATCTATGGTGGAAAAAAAGTTTTAGATAAAACTGCAAAAAATTTAGGTTTAACTGCTAATTTTACATTAATTAACAGTCCTGAAGAAGTAAAAAAGTCTGGATACTATCTTATAAATCTTTTTGATGAAGACTTTCAAGCTGGAAGCCCATCTATTTTGTCAGGAAAAGCATCTGTAGTATTTTTAGAATCAGCTGTAAAAGACATTTTATATAATAAAACCGATGCACTGGTGACCCTGCCTATCTCAAAAAGGTGGATTATGGAAGCTGGATTTAAATACGCAGGGCATACTGACTATTTGGCAGAAGTCTCACAAGCAAAAGAGTATGTTATGGTATTGATGTGTAAAAAGATAAAAGTAGGACTGATTACAACCCACATACCTCTTAAAGATGTACCTAAAAGTATTACAACAGAAAAGATAGTCTCAAAAGTTAGACTTATAAATAAAGAGTTAAAAGAGAAGTTTGGCATAGAAAAACCAAAAATAGCGATAGTAGGTCTAAACCCTCACGCTTCTGATAACGGAAACATAGGAGATGAAGAAAATAGAATAATAATACCAGCAGTAAATCAGCTTCTTAATGAAGGAGTAGATATTACCTATCCTTTATCAGCTGACACTGGGTTTAATAGATATAAAGAGTTTGATTTTTATGTAGCAATGTACCACGACCAAGGTTTAATACCTTTAAAGTTGTTGTGTTTTAGAAAAGCCGTAAACATCACTTTTGGCTTAAACTTTATTAGAACTTCTCCAGACCATGGAACAGGTTATGATATAGCTGGAAAAAACATAGCAGACCCTTCTTCTTTTATAGAAGCTGTTAAGTTAGCTGTTAAACTTGCTTATAACACTCAAAGTAAAAATCATCTTCAAACCGTTTAA
- a CDS encoding YqhA family protein, with translation MNKLEQIFERILWESRLIVVFSVIASILASFTLVVIGTYDILLIFKELFHAFSDQEVYEQFHKDAITHIISAIDAYLISTVLLIFGIGLYELFVSKIDYAEKDTRSSKILIVHSLDQLKDKLAKVIVMVLIVTFFKHAVKYSYEEVLNLLYLGIGIFLIALAIYLLAKSHEAQKSEEH, from the coding sequence TTGAACAAATTAGAGCAGATTTTTGAAAGGATTTTATGGGAATCAAGGCTAATAGTTGTATTTTCTGTTATAGCTTCAATTTTGGCATCTTTTACATTAGTTGTAATAGGAACTTACGACATTTTACTTATTTTTAAAGAACTTTTTCACGCTTTTTCAGACCAAGAAGTATACGAACAGTTTCATAAAGATGCAATTACTCACATTATAAGTGCGATAGATGCATATTTAATATCCACAGTTTTACTTATTTTTGGAATAGGACTTTATGAGCTTTTTGTAAGTAAAATTGACTACGCAGAAAAAGATACAAGGTCTTCTAAAATATTAATTGTACACTCGTTAGACCAGCTTAAAGACAAATTAGCTAAAGTAATAGTTATGGTTTTAATCGTTACGTTTTTTAAACACGCGGTTAAATACAGTTATGAAGAAGTATTAAACTTGCTATATCTTGGAATTGGAATATTTTTAATAGCGTTGGCTATATACTTATTAGCTAAATCCCACGAAGCTCAAAAAAGTGAGGAGCATTAA
- a CDS encoding cation transporter codes for MKDLTVLLTSLTIISGISWFFFSKDKKKEEENQESGELEKLEVNISGMHCAGCAAGIEATLKLVSGIKSATVNFATSKGEFLYDPSKIKKEQIIEKIKELGYDASLDLESFEKKS; via the coding sequence ATGAAAGATTTAACTGTTTTACTGACTTCTCTAACTATAATATCAGGGATAAGCTGGTTTTTTTTCTCAAAAGATAAAAAGAAAGAAGAGGAAAATCAAGAATCAGGAGAATTAGAAAAGCTTGAAGTTAACATATCTGGAATGCATTGTGCTGGATGTGCAGCTGGAATAGAAGCTACTTTAAAATTAGTCAGTGGGATAAAATCTGCTACCGTTAACTTTGCTACTTCTAAGGGAGAATTTCTATACGACCCATCAAAGATAAAAAAAGAACAGATAATAGAAAAAATAAAAGAGTTAGGATACGATGCATCTCTTGATTTAGAAAGCTTTGAAAAAAAAAGTTAG
- the ribD gene encoding bifunctional diaminohydroxyphosphoribosylaminopyrimidine deaminase/5-amino-6-(5-phosphoribosylamino)uracil reductase RibD, whose protein sequence is MENLEHYMNIALDLAKERKGYTHPNPTVGAVIVKDGKIIGKGFHYKAGMPHAEREAIKDAKSKGFDLKGSTMFVSLEPCCHYGKTPPCTEAILEEGISKVVVATLDPNPLVAGKGVEILKQKGVEVVVGMLEKQAQKINEDFFVYITQKRPFVHIKVAQTIDGKIATKTGSSKWITSQESRRYAHILRNQATAVLVGSNTALLDNPSLTVRHVKTDRQPVRVLLDSKLKVPLDYNIYNKEADTIVITSKEADPYKKEILSKQPNVKVFTLNTYNGKFKIKDILEILYQNQIVHLLVEGGKEVITSFIKEGFWDKISLFVAPKIVGEDGISSFGSLGIEDINESIKLKVEDFKRFEDDFYFECYKQV, encoded by the coding sequence ATGGAAAATTTAGAACACTATATGAACATAGCATTAGATTTAGCAAAAGAGAGGAAAGGATATACCCATCCAAATCCTACCGTTGGAGCTGTTATTGTAAAAGACGGCAAAATCATAGGAAAAGGTTTTCATTACAAAGCAGGAATGCCCCACGCTGAAAGGGAGGCTATAAAAGACGCTAAATCCAAGGGTTTTGACCTTAAAGGTTCTACAATGTTTGTAAGTTTAGAACCTTGCTGTCATTACGGCAAAACTCCTCCTTGCACAGAAGCTATATTAGAAGAAGGTATAAGTAAAGTAGTAGTTGCTACATTAGACCCAAATCCGTTAGTTGCAGGAAAAGGTGTTGAAATCCTCAAACAAAAAGGTGTAGAAGTAGTAGTAGGAATGTTAGAAAAACAAGCACAAAAAATAAATGAGGACTTTTTTGTATACATAACCCAAAAAAGACCTTTTGTTCATATAAAGGTAGCTCAAACGATAGATGGAAAAATAGCAACTAAAACAGGAAGCTCCAAGTGGATAACTTCCCAAGAGTCAAGAAGATACGCACACATACTTAGAAATCAGGCAACAGCTGTTTTAGTAGGCTCAAATACTGCACTGCTTGATAACCCTTCTTTAACAGTTAGACACGTCAAAACCGATAGACAACCTGTAAGGGTTTTATTAGATAGTAAATTAAAAGTTCCTTTAGATTACAATATTTACAATAAAGAAGCTGACACAATAGTTATCACTTCAAAAGAAGCTGACCCTTATAAAAAGGAGATACTTTCGAAACAACCTAACGTAAAAGTATTTACGTTAAATACTTACAACGGTAAGTTTAAAATCAAAGACATTCTTGAGATTTTATATCAAAATCAAATAGTTCATCTACTGGTTGAAGGAGGAAAAGAAGTTATCACTTCCTTTATTAAAGAAGGTTTTTGGGATAAAATTTCTCTTTTTGTAGCTCCAAAGATAGTAGGAGAAGACGGAATATCATCTTTTGGTAGTTTAGGAATAGAGGATATAAATGAAAGTATAAAACTTAAAGTAGAAGATTTTAAACGGTTTGAAGATGATTTTTACTTTGAGTGTTATAAGCAAGTTTAA
- a CDS encoding sulfurtransferase, with translation MLYLISLILSLFTFSLAGERLYTISPKEAHNLLNNKNVVFIYTEDKETYKKEHIPSSINIDSLSLQDIAIKNNEKQKCNYLPLCPKTAEKIFSEKGLTPNNFYIIYYDELPNKASYLWFLLYSMGVDDKNLRILDGGFKAWKNERLPTESGDEKPRKKATFKVKPRYEVVASKEEVLKHVENYQKDIDDNILLIDTRTFLEFTGRQEMTDIKRSGHIPGAKFVYWRWFAGKDTTYRPFEKLQEDVKKLNIDFNKKIILYCTIGNRSSFVFIPLKALGAKNLKIYTGSWYEWGNDETLPIEKEKFRER, from the coding sequence ATGTTGTACCTAATAAGTTTAATTTTATCTCTATTTACTTTTTCATTGGCAGGTGAAAGGCTTTATACCATATCACCGAAAGAAGCCCACAATCTTTTAAATAACAAAAATGTAGTATTTATTTACACAGAAGACAAAGAAACTTACAAAAAAGAACACATACCTTCATCTATTAACATTGATAGTTTATCGTTGCAAGATATAGCGATAAAAAATAATGAAAAGCAAAAATGTAATTATTTACCACTTTGTCCTAAAACTGCAGAAAAAATTTTTTCAGAAAAAGGCTTAACACCTAACAATTTTTACATCATTTACTATGACGAACTTCCTAATAAAGCATCTTACTTATGGTTTTTACTTTACTCTATGGGTGTAGATGATAAAAACTTAAGAATATTAGATGGGGGATTTAAAGCTTGGAAAAATGAAAGACTGCCTACAGAGTCAGGAGATGAAAAACCAAGAAAAAAAGCAACATTTAAAGTAAAACCAAGGTACGAAGTAGTAGCATCTAAAGAAGAAGTTTTAAAACATGTAGAAAACTATCAAAAAGATATAGATGACAACATTTTACTTATAGATACACGAACATTTTTAGAATTTACAGGAAGGCAGGAAATGACAGATATAAAAAGGTCTGGACATATACCCGGTGCAAAGTTTGTGTACTGGAGATGGTTTGCAGGTAAAGATACCACTTATAGACCATTTGAAAAATTACAAGAAGATGTAAAGAAGCTTAACATAGACTTTAACAAGAAAATCATACTTTACTGCACTATAGGAAACAGGTCTTCTTTTGTTTTTATCCCTTTAAAAGCCTTAGGTGCTAAAAATCTAAAAATATACACTGGAAGTTGGTACGAATGGGGCAATGACGAAACCCTCCCTATAGAAAAAGAAAAATTTAGAGAACGCTAA
- a CDS encoding citrate/2-methylcitrate synthase: MQVYEGLAGIPVVKSSISYVDGENGILEYRGIPIQELVENSNFLEVSYLLIFGKIPDEKELLKFELDIKENLKYSERILDILKSLPKNLHPMKILQSLIPVFAFDDIDTDIMKEENKYRQTVRIMAIVPVVIAFSKRLKEGKEIVFPNKNFYYTENFLYMLKGKPVEKIYWQTLDKTLILHAEHTINASTFTAMVVVSTLADLYACVSSAVGSLSGRLHGGANEEVYKMLSSLPNDEKIIREYIKEKLKNKDKIMGFGHRIYKTYDPRAKIMKYLLEKLQKEKSTPLLEKAEIFEKIALEYLEEKKIYTNIDFYSGVLYSQMEIPSDFYTTIFAMARVPGWISHCIEYVRNNKLFRPTQVYDGGHNIHYKDIRSL, encoded by the coding sequence ATGCAAGTTTATGAAGGATTGGCTGGTATCCCAGTTGTAAAGTCAAGTATAAGCTACGTAGATGGAGAAAATGGTATTTTAGAATATAGAGGAATACCAATACAAGAGTTGGTAGAAAACTCTAACTTTTTAGAAGTGTCATACTTGCTTATCTTCGGAAAAATTCCTGATGAAAAGGAGTTATTAAAGTTTGAGTTAGATATTAAAGAAAATCTGAAATACTCTGAAAGAATTTTAGATATATTGAAGTCTTTACCAAAAAATTTACATCCTATGAAAATATTACAAAGTTTAATTCCTGTATTTGCTTTTGATGACATAGATACAGATATAATGAAAGAAGAAAACAAGTATAGACAGACTGTAAGAATAATGGCGATAGTTCCTGTTGTTATAGCTTTTTCAAAAAGATTAAAAGAAGGAAAAGAAATAGTTTTTCCAAATAAAAATTTTTATTACACTGAAAATTTTCTTTATATGCTAAAGGGTAAACCTGTAGAAAAAATTTATTGGCAAACGTTAGATAAAACTTTAATCTTACATGCAGAGCATACCATAAATGCATCTACATTTACAGCGATGGTAGTTGTTTCAACATTAGCAGACCTTTACGCCTGTGTTTCTTCTGCAGTAGGTTCATTGTCTGGAAGATTACACGGTGGAGCAAATGAAGAAGTATATAAAATGTTATCTTCTCTTCCAAACGATGAGAAAATAATAAGAGAGTATATAAAAGAGAAGTTGAAAAATAAAGATAAAATTATGGGCTTTGGACATAGAATCTACAAAACTTATGACCCAAGAGCAAAAATAATGAAATACCTTTTAGAAAAGCTTCAGAAAGAAAAATCTACGCCTCTTTTAGAAAAAGCTGAAATCTTTGAAAAAATAGCATTAGAATACTTAGAAGAGAAAAAAATTTATACAAACATAGACTTTTATTCAGGAGTGTTATACTCTCAGATGGAAATACCTTCAGACTTTTATACAACTATATTTGCAATGGCAAGAGTTCCTGGCTGGATATCCCACTGTATAGAGTATGTCAGAAATAATAAACTCTTTAGACCAACTCAAGTTTACGACGGAGGACACAACATTCATTATAAAGATATAAGATCTTTATGA
- the moeB gene encoding molybdopterin-synthase adenylyltransferase MoeB: MSFGFTEEQIKRYSRHIILPEVGGVGQQKLLNAKVLVIGAGGLGSPSIYYLAAAGVGTIGIVDFDVVDFSNLQRQILHNTSRVGVPKVESAKMTVEALNPDVKVIAYNQKITKENVLDIVKDFDIVLDGSDNFPTRFLVNDACYMLGKPLVSAAILRFEGQLTVFDYRNKESSPCYRCLIPEPPPPGLVPSCQEAGLLGVVGGIMGTLQANEALKLILEIGEPLIGKLLVFDALKTEFRTVKFRKNPKCELCGENPTITELIEYDQACEVRF, translated from the coding sequence ATGAGTTTTGGCTTTACAGAAGAGCAGATAAAAAGATACAGTAGACATATAATACTTCCAGAAGTTGGAGGTGTTGGACAGCAGAAACTTTTAAATGCTAAAGTTTTAGTGATAGGTGCTGGTGGTCTTGGCTCTCCGTCTATATACTACTTGGCAGCTGCAGGTGTTGGAACAATAGGAATAGTTGACTTTGACGTAGTAGATTTTTCTAACCTTCAAAGACAGATTCTCCACAACACTTCAAGAGTAGGAGTGCCAAAAGTAGAATCTGCAAAGATGACTGTTGAAGCTTTAAATCCAGATGTAAAGGTTATAGCCTACAACCAAAAGATAACAAAAGAAAACGTTTTAGATATAGTTAAAGATTTTGATATAGTTTTAGATGGGTCAGATAACTTTCCTACAAGATTTTTAGTTAACGATGCATGTTATATGCTTGGAAAACCTCTTGTGTCAGCTGCAATACTCAGGTTTGAAGGACAGTTAACGGTATTTGATTACAGAAATAAAGAAAGCTCTCCGTGTTATAGATGTCTTATCCCTGAACCACCACCTCCGGGGCTTGTACCATCATGTCAAGAAGCTGGTTTGCTTGGCGTAGTTGGAGGTATAATGGGAACATTACAAGCAAACGAAGCTCTAAAACTGATATTAGAAATTGGAGAGCCACTAATAGGAAAACTTTTAGTGTTTGATGCTTTAAAGACAGAGTTTAGAACCGTTAAATTTAGAAAAAATCCTAAGTGTGAACTTTGCGGTGAAAATCCAACTATAACAGAACTTATAGAGTACGACCAAGCTTGTGAAGTAAGATTTTAG
- a CDS encoding DsrE family protein produces MAKKKVVSIIKSNPFGWKTFEALRQAVGMALDHQVSVVFMRDGVFALTNWNSNLIGVPSFDKSIEALGMLNARIIVNKECLGDRGITKLKDFGVEIELLSKDDICQIINEAEVVITW; encoded by the coding sequence ATGGCAAAGAAAAAAGTTGTATCTATTATAAAGTCAAACCCTTTTGGGTGGAAAACGTTTGAAGCTTTAAGACAAGCCGTTGGCATGGCGTTAGACCATCAAGTAAGCGTTGTTTTTATGAGAGATGGAGTTTTTGCCCTTACAAACTGGAATTCAAACCTAATAGGAGTTCCTTCTTTTGACAAATCTATTGAAGCTCTGGGTATGTTAAACGCAAGGATTATTGTAAACAAAGAGTGTCTGGGAGATAGAGGCATTACAAAACTAAAAGATTTTGGTGTAGAAATTGAGTTGCTGTCTAAAGACGATATATGCCAGATAATAAACGAGGCAGAGGTTGTAATTACATGGTAG
- a CDS encoding flagellin, with the protein MAMRINYNYSADFTLVNLNRTESALNKSLERLSTGFRINRAADDAAGYFISDQLKTYAISLAQGTRNANDGISIAQIAQGALKEVYDILNDIKAKAIQASNTSDDTSRGQIQQDINNLVDSIAKIFKDTEFNGINLFSGSSSTTFTIHYGGRKDQELAIVTSQATATAGTSTTAVSTITIGSTGYCIDVTSQTKANATVKTVDDLIKVVDDMAAKFGSYQIELEKIISNNETSRVNTQEAESRIRNVDMANEMANFTKLQILMQSGTAMLAQANAKNQLVLQLLR; encoded by the coding sequence ATGGCAATGAGAATTAATTACAATTACTCAGCAGACTTTACACTTGTAAACTTAAACAGAACAGAATCTGCGCTAAACAAATCACTTGAAAGACTATCAACAGGATTCAGAATCAACAGAGCAGCAGATGATGCAGCAGGTTACTTCATTTCAGACCAATTAAAGACTTATGCAATTTCATTAGCACAAGGAACAAGAAACGCTAACGACGGTATCAGCATAGCACAGATAGCTCAAGGTGCTCTAAAAGAAGTATACGACATACTAAATGACATTAAAGCAAAAGCAATTCAAGCATCAAACACATCTGACGACACTTCCAGAGGACAAATCCAACAAGACATTAACAACTTAGTAGATTCTATAGCTAAAATATTCAAAGATACAGAGTTTAACGGAATAAATTTATTTAGTGGTTCCAGCTCTACAACATTTACAATCCATTATGGTGGAAGAAAAGACCAAGAATTAGCAATAGTAACATCTCAGGCTACTGCAACTGCTGGAACATCAACTACAGCTGTATCTACAATTACAATAGGTTCTACTGGATACTGTATAGATGTAACTTCTCAAACTAAAGCAAATGCTACAGTAAAAACAGTAGATGATTTAATCAAAGTTGTAGACGATATGGCAGCTAAGTTTGGTTCATACCAAATAGAGCTTGAAAAAATCATATCTAACAACGAAACATCAAGAGTAAATACACAAGAAGCAGAAAGCAGAATCAGAAACGTAGACATGGCTAACGAAATGGCTAACTTCACAAAGCTTCAAATCTTAATGCAGTCTGGTACTGCAATGCTCGCTCAAGCTAACGCTAAAAACCAACTTGTCCTACAGCTTTTAAGGTAA
- the fliD gene encoding flagellar filament capping protein FliD: MAGELSVTGLVGNFDINSVLQQIQAIKSQQILLLQQKQQTISAKKSAVSDIQNILKNIQNTVNNITDPNIAYAKSIALSNPNVATVSITDPTQVQTGTYSLTVNQLAQNDVYATSTAVSDKNDPLGLSSGTLTIRIKGVDYNVVYDNTFSLQALADEINRTAQTYNGDFRASVVNVGTQSNPQYKLVISGTKTGQENALTISDSGNLISTLGLDHIKTAQDAQINYEGLTINSSTNTFTNIPGLSITVNQTGNTTITVNKDSKPITDALNSIINGYNNLVNTLNKETGKDGRLSGEYSLNIIKSGLYRQLEPLLTNGVIKYDRTNGNISLNTTKLQDMITNNPNDLQDILTQVKDNVYNYLKDYTQTSGVIDTKLKSYDKQINSIQSMIDQINKRIQTEIQTLKNQFIYMQNLQAQYNDISARIQATFGLQTNK; encoded by the coding sequence ATGGCAGGAGAGTTGAGTGTAACAGGGTTAGTAGGTAATTTTGATATTAACTCTGTCTTACAACAGATACAAGCTATAAAAAGCCAGCAAATATTACTTCTTCAGCAAAAACAGCAAACTATATCAGCAAAAAAATCAGCTGTATCGGATATACAGAACATTTTAAAGAACATACAAAACACTGTTAACAACATCACAGACCCAAACATCGCTTATGCTAAGTCTATAGCTCTGTCTAATCCAAATGTAGCTACAGTATCTATTACAGACCCAACTCAAGTCCAAACTGGAACTTACTCTTTAACCGTTAACCAACTTGCACAGAATGACGTTTATGCAACTTCAACCGCAGTTTCAGATAAAAATGATCCTTTAGGTTTATCTTCTGGAACTTTAACAATCAGAATAAAAGGTGTTGATTACAACGTTGTGTATGACAATACATTCTCCTTGCAAGCATTAGCTGATGAAATAAATAGGACGGCACAAACCTATAACGGAGATTTTAGAGCTTCTGTTGTTAACGTAGGAACTCAATCAAACCCTCAGTATAAACTGGTTATATCAGGAACAAAAACTGGACAGGAAAACGCTCTAACAATTTCAGATAGTGGTAATCTAATATCTACACTTGGATTAGACCATATAAAAACAGCTCAAGATGCTCAAATAAACTATGAAGGGTTAACTATTAACAGCTCAACAAATACCTTTACTAACATCCCTGGTCTATCTATAACAGTAAATCAGACTGGTAATACCACTATAACTGTGAATAAAGACTCTAAACCTATCACTGATGCTTTAAACAGTATAATAAACGGTTATAACAACCTTGTAAACACATTGAACAAAGAAACAGGTAAAGATGGAAGGTTAAGTGGTGAGTATTCCTTAAATATTATAAAAAGTGGATTATACAGGCAGTTAGAGCCCCTTTTGACAAACGGAGTTATAAAGTATGACAGAACTAATGGAAATATATCACTAAATACCACAAAACTTCAAGATATGATAACAAATAATCCTAATGACCTTCAAGATATTCTAACTCAGGTAAAAGATAATGTTTACAACTATCTCAAAGATTATACTCAGACATCTGGAGTTATAGATACAAAACTAAAATCTTACGATAAACAGATAAACTCTATACAGAGTATGATAGACCAGATAAACAAAAGAATACAAACAGAGATACAAACTCTTAAAAATCAATTTATATACATGCAAAATCTACAAGCTCAATATAACGACATAAGCGCAAGAATACAGGCAACATTTGGTTTACAAACAAATAAATAG
- a CDS encoding DsrH/TusB family sulfur metabolism protein: MVDTVYLIKKPAEFPIADLISDNDVLILIQDAVLRQPSISNWYACKEDVIARGIKIPENKLLDYEDILNLIEKANKVVVW, translated from the coding sequence ATGGTAGATACAGTTTATCTCATAAAAAAGCCTGCAGAATTTCCTATTGCAGATTTAATCTCTGATAATGATGTTTTAATACTTATACAAGATGCGGTTTTAAGACAGCCATCTATATCTAACTGGTATGCCTGTAAGGAAGATGTTATTGCAAGAGGAATTAAAATTCCAGAAAATAAACTTTTAGATTATGAAGATATTCTCAATTTAATTGAAAAAGCAAATAAAGTAGTTGTATGGTAA
- a CDS encoding sulfurtransferase TusA family protein — protein sequence MQIDRELDLKGEVCPFTFVKSKLIMEQMEKGQILRVILDYKPSVENVPKSMEMEGQKVLAVNQIGDNLWEVIVRKEK from the coding sequence ATGCAGATAGATAGAGAGTTGGATTTAAAAGGTGAGGTTTGCCCTTTTACATTTGTAAAAAGTAAATTGATAATGGAGCAGATGGAAAAAGGGCAGATTTTAAGAGTAATACTAGACTATAAACCTTCTGTTGAAAACGTGCCTAAAAGCATGGAGATGGAAGGTCAAAAAGTGTTAGCTGTAAATCAAATAGGTGATAACCTTTGGGAAGTAATAGTGAGAAAGGAAAAATGA
- the fliS gene encoding flagellar export chaperone FliS — protein MINPYQSYIKTELDSLPVAGIIAKGYDRIILELKSAIENIEKRNIKGKIENISKAIDLLTTLRLGLDFEKGGEIARNLEDIYSFCEREIQLANLKNDVERLQNVIKVLDTVKSGWEELATKS, from the coding sequence ATGATTAATCCGTATCAAAGTTATATAAAGACAGAGTTAGATTCTCTCCCTGTAGCTGGCATTATAGCAAAGGGTTATGACCGTATAATATTGGAGCTGAAAAGTGCTATAGAGAATATAGAAAAAAGAAACATTAAAGGTAAAATTGAAAACATCTCAAAAGCTATTGACTTACTTACTACACTTCGTTTAGGACTTGACTTTGAAAAAGGTGGAGAAATAGCAAGAAATTTAGAAGATATATACTCTTTTTGTGAAAGAGAGATACAACTAGCAAATCTAAAAAATGATGTAGAGAGATTACAAAATGTTATTAAAGTTTTAGATACTGTTAAAAGTGGGTGGGAAGAATTAGCAACCAAGTCTTAA
- a CDS encoding DsrE family protein, whose translation MKLLIVMASNPYSADFNTMIKFAKAGIKRNDKVSIFFMANGTYCLNHDKVKELADDGVKLYYCAHNAEERKINPHSFAESSSMYGLSKLIGESDKVINLS comes from the coding sequence ATGAAACTACTTATTGTAATGGCAAGTAATCCTTACTCAGCTGATTTTAACACTATGATTAAATTTGCAAAAGCTGGTATAAAAAGAAATGACAAAGTGTCTATATTTTTTATGGCTAATGGAACCTACTGCTTAAACCACGATAAAGTCAAAGAGTTAGCTGATGACGGTGTAAAACTTTACTACTGTGCTCATAACGCAGAAGAAAGGAAAATAAATCCTCATTCATTTGCAGAAAGTAGCAGTATGTATGGGCTTTCAAAGTTGATAGGAGAATCTGATAAAGTTATAAATCTATCTTAG